In Leptolyngbya sp. 'hensonii', the following are encoded in one genomic region:
- a CDS encoding nitrate reductase associated protein yields MTQFFQFEADFVDSLRCIPMMVRYKLDTAGIKLKLQQWNQFTPADRQSLLDRPCNTESEVQVFQTSLQQLIQERTGETATELPIDPHPPWQNRSQIPQEVQAKAQAASVTITLEQWAALTPLQRFALIKLSQSSHEGGNFRPALREFGL; encoded by the coding sequence ATGACCCAATTTTTTCAATTTGAAGCAGATTTTGTTGATTCCTTACGCTGCATCCCCATGATGGTGCGCTACAAGCTGGATACAGCCGGTATCAAGCTGAAGTTGCAGCAGTGGAACCAATTCACTCCAGCCGATCGCCAAAGCCTGCTCGATCGGCCCTGCAATACAGAGTCAGAGGTACAGGTTTTTCAGACTTCCTTACAGCAGTTAATCCAGGAGCGTACCGGGGAAACCGCCACTGAACTCCCGATCGATCCCCATCCCCCCTGGCAGAACAGGAGCCAGATTCCACAGGAAGTCCAAGCGAAAGCCCAGGCGGCCAGCGTCACCATTACCCTAGAACAATGGGCTGCCCTGACTCCCCTGCAGCGATTTGCCCTGATCAAGTTGAGTCAATCGAGCCATGAAGGTGGCAACTTCAGACCAGCCTTGCGAGAGTTTGGGTTGTAA
- a CDS encoding nitrate reductase, whose amino-acid sequence MTNDAIKTLCPYCGVGCGLEVLPMAPATNGTPNWKVRGDRSHPSSQGMVCVKGATVAESIQIDRLLYPMWRDSLREPFRRISWDEAFDRLVQKIRQVQATQGADALCMYGSGQFVTEDYYTAQKLMKGCLGTNNFDANSRLCMSSAVSGYVQSLGSDGPPCCYDDVELTDCAFVIGSNAAECHPIVFNRLRKHHKQNPDVKLIVVDPRRTPTAEAADLHLAIRPGTDIDLLNGIAYLLLHWSIDAPYNYPYLDFGFIDDCTVNFPAFAQLIRHYQPGKVADRCGISVRDLEMAARWWGESKRVLSLWSMGMNQSSEGTAKVRCLINLHLMTGQIGKPGAGPFSLTGQPNAMGGREAGGLSHLLPGYRFVSNPQHRAEVEQFWGLPSRQISPQRGRTVWDMITGLEADEVSLLWIAATNPLVSLPDLERTRAALQRSPFTVYQEAYYPTETAAYAHLLLPAAQWSEKSGTMTNSERRVSLCPAFQKPLGEAREDWAIFCEVGRRLGFTEQFPFQSAAEIHAEFVQLTRGRVCDMSGISHDRLQQSGPLQWPCPDELEATRQSQRLYTDLHFPTPDGRARFLAYHPRGLAEPPDPNYPYVLTTGRLYGHWHTQTRTGRTEKICQMHPSPFIEVHPRDALELGVQDGDLLEVRSRRGMARFPVVVTRGISPGTVFVPMHWGSLWADRAEANALTHPEACPDSHQPELKACAVQLIPITPTSVDLDVEVEPARQITGAVT is encoded by the coding sequence ATGACTAACGATGCAATCAAGACCCTCTGCCCTTATTGTGGGGTGGGCTGTGGCCTGGAAGTCCTGCCCATGGCCCCAGCGACCAATGGAACCCCGAATTGGAAAGTCAGAGGCGATCGCAGCCATCCCTCCAGCCAGGGTATGGTCTGTGTCAAGGGTGCGACTGTTGCTGAATCCATCCAGATCGATCGCCTGCTCTACCCGATGTGGCGAGACTCTCTGAGGGAACCGTTTCGCCGCATCAGTTGGGATGAAGCCTTCGATCGCCTCGTCCAGAAAATTCGGCAGGTGCAGGCAACTCAAGGAGCAGATGCTCTTTGTATGTATGGCTCCGGTCAGTTTGTCACAGAAGATTATTACACAGCCCAAAAACTAATGAAGGGCTGTCTGGGAACGAACAATTTTGATGCCAATTCTCGGTTGTGCATGTCTTCAGCAGTTTCCGGATATGTCCAGAGTCTGGGGTCTGATGGTCCTCCCTGTTGTTACGATGATGTGGAGCTGACGGATTGCGCTTTCGTGATTGGCAGTAACGCAGCGGAATGCCATCCGATCGTGTTTAATCGCCTCCGTAAACATCATAAGCAGAATCCAGATGTAAAGCTGATCGTGGTTGACCCGCGCCGTACCCCTACGGCTGAGGCTGCCGATCTCCACCTGGCAATTCGGCCTGGCACCGATATTGATCTGCTGAATGGTATTGCCTATCTCCTACTGCACTGGAGTATTGATGCTCCCTACAACTATCCCTACCTGGATTTTGGCTTCATTGACGATTGCACCGTGAATTTTCCAGCCTTTGCCCAGTTGATTCGTCATTATCAACCTGGTAAAGTGGCCGATCGTTGCGGTATCTCGGTCAGGGACCTGGAAATGGCGGCTCGCTGGTGGGGGGAATCCAAACGGGTCCTGTCTCTCTGGTCCATGGGCATGAACCAGTCCAGCGAGGGCACAGCCAAGGTCCGCTGCCTGATCAACCTGCACCTGATGACGGGTCAAATTGGCAAACCAGGTGCTGGTCCTTTCTCCCTGACGGGCCAACCGAATGCCATGGGGGGACGGGAGGCTGGAGGACTGTCCCATCTGTTACCGGGGTATCGGTTTGTCAGCAATCCCCAGCACCGGGCTGAGGTCGAGCAATTCTGGGGGCTCCCATCCAGGCAGATTTCCCCCCAGCGAGGCCGTACCGTCTGGGATATGATCACTGGCTTAGAAGCGGATGAGGTGAGTCTTCTCTGGATTGCAGCCACCAATCCTCTGGTCAGTCTGCCGGATCTGGAACGGACCAGAGCCGCTTTACAGCGATCGCCCTTCACAGTGTACCAGGAAGCTTACTATCCAACAGAAACGGCAGCCTATGCCCATCTCCTGCTCCCTGCAGCTCAGTGGAGTGAGAAGTCCGGCACCATGACCAATTCCGAACGCCGGGTCAGTCTTTGTCCCGCTTTCCAGAAGCCCCTGGGGGAAGCCCGGGAGGATTGGGCCATCTTTTGTGAAGTGGGTCGTCGTCTGGGTTTTACTGAGCAATTCCCCTTCCAGAGTGCCGCTGAGATTCACGCCGAATTCGTGCAACTGACTCGGGGTCGAGTTTGCGATATGAGTGGCATCAGCCACGATCGCTTGCAGCAGTCAGGCCCCTTACAGTGGCCCTGTCCGGATGAACTAGAGGCAACCCGGCAGAGCCAACGCCTTTATACCGATCTCCACTTTCCGACCCCGGATGGCCGGGCTCGATTTTTGGCTTATCATCCGCGCGGATTGGCAGAACCCCCGGACCCCAATTATCCCTATGTCCTGACTACAGGACGTTTATACGGCCACTGGCACACCCAGACCCGCACTGGGCGAACCGAAAAAATCTGCCAGATGCATCCTAGTCCATTCATTGAGGTGCATCCCCGGGATGCCTTGGAACTGGGTGTTCAGGATGGGGATCTGCTGGAGGTGCGATCGCGGCGGGGCATGGCCCGTTTCCCCGTTGTCGTTACCCGTGGCATTTCTCCTGGTACGGTTTTCGTGCCCATGCATTGGGGATCGCTCTGGGCCGATCGGGCTGAAGCCAATGCCCTGACTCATCCAGAAGCCTGTCCCGATTCCCATCAACCGGAGTTGAAAGCCTGCGCAGTGCAACTGATTCCCATAACCCCTACCTCTGTGGATCTGGATGTTGAAGTTGAACCTGCCCGACAGATCACAGGTGCTGTGACTTAG
- a CDS encoding aldehyde dehydrogenase family protein — translation MASSRLPVSTFAEVDVAIALLCDRKMAWARLSIPDRITYLQRCIEGVLAVAEDWVEASCQLKAIDPASPLAGEEWIAGPCSTVSNLRLLMQTLQAQGQPQPVRWTTRPDGQSVAQVFPDNLMDQVLWLGFQGEVWSEPGQPATQGQIYRESSPVGRVALVLGAGNISSIAPMDSLYKLFVENQVVLLKMNPVNQYMGPILEQAFQSLRADGFFEVVYGAADLGHYLCHHPQIETVHITGSHHTHDAIVWGSTPEERQERQASQRPLLTKPITSELGNITPILVVPGSWSGADLAFQARHVAAMVAHNASFNCVAGKVLVVAAGWPQREAFLTRLRQELARTPARKAYYPGAQQRYQAFLDRYPQAEAIGNRIADSVPWTLIPDVVPVAGEYALQEEPFCGVLAQVTLPATTAAEFLHQATEFANGQIWGSLACALLIHPRTQKQYADELEQAIAKLRYGSVAVNVWPGMIYYFSVHSWGAFPGNSLGAISSGRGVVHNAYLFDHPQKSVMWAPFRIWPTPAWFADNRNLKQLAQRYLQYEAKPTWDNVLRVVLAAVRG, via the coding sequence ATGGCTTCATCTCGATTGCCAGTTTCCACCTTCGCTGAAGTAGATGTGGCAATCGCCCTTCTCTGCGATCGCAAAATGGCCTGGGCCAGGCTCAGTATTCCCGATCGCATCACCTATCTGCAGCGCTGCATTGAAGGTGTGCTGGCTGTGGCCGAGGACTGGGTGGAGGCCAGTTGCCAGTTGAAAGCCATTGACCCGGCCTCTCCACTGGCTGGAGAAGAGTGGATTGCTGGACCCTGTTCCACGGTTTCCAACCTGCGGTTGCTGATGCAGACATTGCAGGCCCAGGGCCAGCCCCAGCCTGTCCGTTGGACCACCCGCCCTGATGGACAATCCGTGGCGCAGGTATTTCCCGACAACCTGATGGATCAGGTTTTGTGGTTAGGCTTTCAGGGAGAGGTCTGGAGTGAACCCGGCCAACCGGCCACCCAGGGCCAGATTTATCGGGAATCTTCTCCGGTGGGTCGGGTCGCTTTGGTCCTGGGAGCTGGGAATATTTCCTCGATCGCCCCGATGGATAGCCTCTACAAGCTGTTTGTGGAAAATCAGGTGGTGTTGCTCAAGATGAATCCGGTGAACCAGTATATGGGACCGATTCTGGAGCAGGCGTTTCAAAGTTTGCGGGCCGATGGTTTCTTTGAAGTGGTCTATGGGGCAGCAGATCTGGGCCATTATCTTTGCCACCATCCCCAGATCGAGACCGTTCATATCACGGGGTCTCACCATACCCACGATGCGATCGTCTGGGGCAGCACTCCTGAAGAGAGGCAGGAGCGGCAGGCGAGCCAGCGACCCCTACTCACTAAACCCATCACCTCAGAACTGGGCAACATCACTCCGATTCTGGTGGTGCCTGGTTCCTGGTCTGGGGCAGATCTTGCCTTCCAGGCCCGCCATGTAGCTGCCATGGTAGCCCACAACGCCAGTTTCAACTGTGTTGCCGGAAAAGTGCTGGTGGTCGCAGCAGGCTGGCCCCAGCGGGAGGCTTTTCTGACCCGGTTGCGGCAGGAACTGGCTCGAACTCCAGCCCGCAAGGCGTACTATCCTGGTGCCCAACAGCGTTACCAGGCATTTTTGGATCGCTATCCCCAGGCCGAGGCGATCGGCAACCGGATAGCCGACAGCGTGCCCTGGACCCTGATTCCTGATGTTGTACCTGTTGCTGGAGAATATGCCCTGCAGGAAGAACCCTTCTGCGGGGTGCTGGCCCAGGTGACCCTACCCGCCACCACAGCCGCAGAATTTTTGCACCAGGCTACCGAATTTGCCAATGGGCAAATCTGGGGCTCCCTGGCCTGTGCGCTGCTGATCCATCCCCGCACCCAAAAACAATATGCTGATGAGCTGGAACAGGCGATCGCCAAGCTGCGCTATGGCAGCGTGGCCGTGAATGTCTGGCCAGGCATGATCTACTATTTCAGTGTCCATAGCTGGGGGGCATTCCCAGGCAACAGTCTGGGTGCGATCAGCTCCGGTCGAGGGGTGGTCCATAACGCCTATCTCTTCGATCATCCTCAGAAATCTGTGATGTGGGCTCCGTTTCGGATCTGGCCCACTCCAGCCTGGTTTGCTGACAACCGTAACTTGAAGCAACTGGCCCAGCGATATCTGCAGTATGAAGCCAAACCTACCTGGGACAATGTGTTGCGAGTGGTTCTGGCTGCGGTACGGGGGTAA
- a CDS encoding ATP-binding sensor histidine kinase — MNAVNHLSGYRIVEQLYAGSRTLVYRGVCDQDQTPVVIKLLRNPFPSFNDLILFRNQYTIARNLDLPGVVKPLALEPHKNSYALIMEDFGGISLKTMLSQLGNLGGQSQNLLTFLNISLQIATILDGLYHQRVIHKDIKPANLLIHPVTHQVKLIDFSISSLLSRETQEVQTANALEGTLAYLSPEQTGRMNRGIDYRSDFYSLGVTFYELLTGQLPFTSHDPMELVHCHLARQPMPVEHLNPALPTALAEIIRRLMAKNAEDRYQSASGLHHDLEQCLIQLQTTGQIAPFELGQQDLCDRFLIPEKLYGRQTEVAGLLQAFDRVSLGATEMVLVAGFSGIGKTAVVNEVHKPIVKQRGYFIKGKYDQFQRDIPFSACLQAFRDLIGQLLAESDAQLQCWKTKILDAVGDNGQVLVEVIPELERIIGPQAATPELTGIASENRFNLLLQKFVQVFTTADHPLVLFLDDLQWADSASLKLLQLLMQDAGYLLVIGAYRDNEVSPAHPLMLTLDGIQKSGATVQTIVLQALAPEDMNYLVADTLNCDRALAQPLTELVRQKTQGNPFFATQFLKALHEDGLITFNWEVRHWQCDIAEVRTLALTDDVVEFMARQLQKLPAATQDALKLAACIGAQFDLQTLGIVSETSPEQTASALWRALQEGLILPLTDVYKFFTQMDTPSATPSTVNVTYRFLHDRVQQAAYSLIPEEQKQATHLKIGQLLLENTSVTEREETLFAIVNQLNMGRRLLPATSEPDQLVQLNLAAARKAKAATAYRAAIQYLDICLERLPKGSWQLQPELTRSIYEEAAEAAYLSTDYERMEQLAAIVLAHTNDLLDKVRIYEIKMLAAKGQGQLRTSIQIGLQLLELLGVTFPAEPTLADVGQALDTTLQAWKDRPIASLLDGPVMTDPIKLAAMRILTQLIAPAYQSMPMLMPLFIFEQINLSIAYGNCAISAFSYADYGLVLCGIVGDLEAGYQFGQLALNILDRFQSKATRCRTFFIVYSYISHWKEPLRNHLSELQDAYQVGLETGDLESSALNAQMYCAYAYFAGHELSTLATEMAAYRQGLLQLKQEGPLNFQAIYHQTVLNLLGQAADDPCRLEGEVFAETQAVPVLQAANIRAALYYLYYNKMVLCYLLGDSPQAAANAPLVESYADSMVGMFAIPLFCFYRSLVDLALLPAMAEPERTQALERVAHHQEKLQQWADHVPANHLHRFHLVEAERQRVLGNKAATIDHYDRAIQLAQTYGYIQDEALAYELAAQFYLAWDKEQLAQSYMTQAYYAYSRWGAKVKVENLEQRYPQLLAPMLQKQQQAFNVTETILATSSHTSKASTSGSSGALEVLDLNTILKVFQMISSEIELEKLLSTLLQVVLENAGADQCALLMPRDGSWVIEALAQFEQPDRILQSLPMESSQAVPVSLINTVKHTLKPSVIWNVVAHPTLAADPYILRHTPKSLLCMPILHQGQLIGILYLENNLTIGAFTDDRIELLNLICTQTAISLENARLYQKTQQAFTDLKQAQLQMIQSEKMSALGNLVAGVAHEINNPVGFLSGNIQPALDYIQDIFGLLDLYQQKYPQADADIDAEIETIDLDYIREDLPKLVGSMREGVKRIRDISTSLRTFSRADSDRPIPYDLRDGIDSTILILKHRLKANEHRPEIQVMTDYGPLPAVECFAGQLNQVFMNLLANAIDALEEASHGRSFEDIQAQPNQIIVQTHLSEDGQQAVIRIKDNGIGIPDEVKQRIFDHLFTTKGVERGTGLGLTIARQIVVEKHGGMLEVTSKPGEGTEFLIAIPVRVSLTKEAQPVVMAQ; from the coding sequence ATGAATGCAGTCAATCATCTGTCCGGATATCGAATTGTCGAACAACTTTATGCAGGCTCTCGCACGTTAGTTTATCGGGGTGTTTGCGATCAGGATCAAACTCCGGTGGTCATCAAGCTGTTGCGGAATCCCTTTCCCAGCTTTAATGACCTAATTTTATTTCGTAATCAGTATACAATTGCCAGGAATCTTGATCTGCCTGGTGTGGTCAAACCGCTGGCCCTGGAACCTCACAAAAATTCCTATGCTTTGATTATGGAAGATTTCGGGGGCATTTCGCTGAAGACAATGCTCTCTCAACTCGGCAACTTAGGTGGACAATCACAGAATCTCCTCACTTTTTTAAATATTTCTCTGCAAATTGCAACTATATTAGATGGACTTTATCATCAACGGGTTATCCACAAAGATATCAAGCCAGCTAATCTTCTCATCCATCCAGTTACCCACCAGGTCAAACTGATTGACTTCAGTATTTCATCCCTGCTGTCCCGTGAAACCCAGGAGGTTCAAACAGCCAATGCGCTGGAAGGAACCCTGGCTTATCTATCCCCTGAACAGACGGGACGGATGAATCGGGGGATTGATTACCGGAGCGATTTTTATTCGTTGGGCGTGACCTTTTATGAGCTGCTGACCGGGCAGTTGCCGTTCACCTCCCATGACCCGATGGAGCTGGTCCATTGTCATCTGGCCAGACAACCGATGCCTGTGGAGCATCTGAATCCGGCATTGCCCACAGCACTGGCTGAAATCATCCGCAGGTTGATGGCGAAGAATGCCGAAGATCGCTATCAAAGCGCCTCAGGATTACACCATGATTTAGAGCAATGCCTGATCCAATTACAGACGACTGGCCAGATTGCGCCCTTTGAGCTGGGCCAGCAAGACCTCTGTGATCGGTTCCTGATTCCCGAAAAGCTCTACGGTCGGCAGACAGAAGTGGCCGGGTTACTGCAGGCCTTCGATCGGGTCAGCCTGGGTGCCACGGAAATGGTCCTGGTGGCGGGCTTTTCTGGGATTGGCAAAACTGCGGTGGTAAATGAAGTCCATAAGCCGATCGTCAAACAGCGGGGCTATTTTATCAAGGGCAAGTATGACCAGTTCCAACGGGATATTCCCTTTAGTGCCTGCTTGCAGGCGTTTCGGGATTTAATCGGACAGTTGCTGGCTGAATCTGATGCCCAACTGCAATGCTGGAAAACCAAAATTTTGGATGCGGTGGGAGATAATGGCCAGGTCCTGGTTGAGGTAATTCCAGAATTAGAACGGATTATCGGCCCCCAAGCAGCTACCCCAGAACTGACCGGGATAGCCTCCGAGAATCGCTTCAATCTCTTGCTCCAGAAATTTGTCCAGGTCTTTACCACTGCCGACCATCCCCTGGTTCTATTTCTAGATGACTTGCAGTGGGCTGATTCTGCGTCTCTGAAGTTGCTGCAATTGTTGATGCAGGATGCAGGCTATCTGCTGGTCATTGGGGCCTATCGGGATAATGAGGTCTCTCCAGCCCATCCCCTCATGTTGACCCTGGATGGGATTCAGAAGTCTGGTGCAACGGTGCAGACGATCGTGCTGCAAGCCTTAGCACCAGAAGATATGAATTACCTGGTGGCGGATACATTGAACTGCGATCGCGCTCTGGCCCAGCCATTGACCGAATTAGTCCGGCAAAAGACCCAGGGCAATCCCTTCTTTGCGACCCAATTTCTCAAAGCGTTGCATGAGGATGGACTGATCACCTTTAACTGGGAAGTGCGGCACTGGCAGTGTGATATTGCCGAGGTCAGAACCCTGGCCCTAACGGATGATGTGGTGGAGTTTATGGCCCGCCAGTTGCAGAAATTGCCTGCAGCTACCCAGGATGCTCTGAAACTAGCAGCCTGCATCGGGGCGCAGTTTGATCTGCAGACCCTGGGAATTGTTAGTGAAACATCCCCAGAGCAAACCGCATCCGCCCTCTGGAGAGCCCTGCAGGAGGGGTTGATCCTGCCGCTGACAGATGTCTACAAATTTTTCACTCAGATGGATACGCCATCTGCCACCCCATCTACCGTGAATGTGACCTATCGGTTTCTGCACGATCGGGTGCAACAGGCGGCTTATTCGCTGATTCCAGAGGAGCAGAAACAGGCCACCCATTTAAAGATCGGGCAACTGCTGCTGGAGAATACTTCCGTCACAGAACGGGAAGAAACCCTCTTTGCAATTGTGAATCAGTTGAACATGGGCCGTCGTTTATTGCCCGCAACCTCAGAACCGGATCAACTGGTGCAATTGAATCTGGCGGCAGCCCGTAAGGCTAAAGCTGCCACGGCCTACCGGGCTGCCATTCAGTATCTCGATATTTGCCTGGAGCGGCTGCCGAAAGGGAGCTGGCAGTTGCAGCCGGAGTTAACTCGGAGCATTTATGAGGAAGCGGCGGAGGCGGCCTATCTGAGCACGGACTATGAACGGATGGAGCAACTGGCGGCGATCGTCCTGGCCCATACGAATGACTTACTGGATAAGGTCCGAATTTATGAAATCAAGATGCTGGCGGCTAAAGGCCAGGGTCAGTTACGGACATCGATTCAGATTGGGCTGCAATTGCTCGAACTTCTGGGGGTGACCTTTCCGGCTGAGCCCACCCTGGCCGATGTGGGTCAGGCTCTGGACACAACCCTGCAAGCCTGGAAAGATCGTCCCATTGCCAGCCTGTTGGACGGACCAGTGATGACGGATCCTATCAAGCTGGCAGCAATGCGAATTCTGACTCAGTTGATTGCACCGGCCTATCAATCTATGCCCATGTTGATGCCCTTATTCATCTTCGAGCAGATTAATTTGTCCATCGCCTACGGTAATTGTGCCATTTCAGCTTTCTCCTATGCGGATTATGGTTTGGTGCTCTGTGGCATTGTGGGGGATCTGGAAGCAGGCTATCAGTTTGGCCAACTGGCCCTGAATATTCTCGATCGCTTCCAGTCCAAAGCAACCCGTTGCCGCACGTTCTTTATTGTGTATAGCTATATCAGCCACTGGAAAGAGCCGCTCCGCAATCATCTGTCCGAACTCCAGGATGCCTATCAGGTGGGGTTGGAAACGGGCGATCTGGAGAGCAGTGCCTTAAATGCTCAGATGTACTGCGCCTATGCCTACTTTGCGGGTCATGAGCTGTCCACCCTGGCAACGGAGATGGCCGCCTACCGTCAGGGGCTGCTGCAACTGAAGCAGGAAGGACCCCTGAATTTTCAGGCCATTTATCATCAAACGGTTTTGAACTTACTGGGGCAGGCCGCTGATGATCCCTGTCGGTTAGAGGGAGAGGTGTTCGCTGAAACCCAGGCCGTGCCAGTGCTCCAGGCAGCCAATATTCGAGCAGCCCTTTACTATCTGTACTACAACAAAATGGTGCTTTGTTACCTATTGGGAGACTCTCCGCAGGCTGCTGCAAACGCTCCTCTGGTAGAATCCTACGCCGATAGCATGGTGGGCATGTTTGCTATTCCCCTCTTTTGTTTCTACCGATCGCTGGTTGACCTGGCTCTGCTGCCAGCCATGGCTGAACCAGAGCGGACCCAGGCCCTGGAACGGGTAGCCCACCATCAGGAGAAACTGCAACAATGGGCCGATCACGTCCCCGCGAACCATTTGCATCGGTTCCATCTGGTGGAAGCAGAACGGCAACGGGTGCTAGGTAATAAAGCCGCCACGATCGACCACTACGATCGAGCCATTCAACTGGCCCAGACCTACGGATATATTCAGGATGAAGCCCTGGCCTATGAATTGGCGGCTCAATTCTATTTAGCCTGGGACAAGGAACAACTCGCCCAATCCTATATGACCCAGGCTTATTATGCCTATAGCCGCTGGGGAGCTAAAGTTAAAGTCGAGAATTTAGAACAGCGCTACCCCCAATTACTGGCCCCGATGCTGCAAAAACAGCAACAGGCTTTCAACGTCACTGAGACGATTCTGGCCACCTCTTCCCACACGAGTAAAGCCTCTACTTCCGGCAGCAGTGGAGCCTTGGAGGTGCTGGATCTGAATACCATTCTGAAGGTATTTCAAATGATTTCCAGTGAAATTGAGCTGGAGAAGCTGCTCTCGACCCTGTTACAGGTGGTGTTGGAAAATGCCGGGGCAGACCAGTGTGCATTGTTGATGCCCAGGGACGGAAGCTGGGTGATTGAGGCCCTGGCCCAGTTTGAACAGCCTGATCGGATTCTGCAATCTTTGCCGATGGAATCCAGTCAGGCCGTGCCCGTTTCTCTCATTAACACGGTTAAACATACCCTCAAGCCCTCTGTGATCTGGAATGTGGTGGCCCATCCGACCCTGGCGGCTGATCCCTATATTTTGCGCCACACGCCGAAGAGCCTTCTCTGCATGCCGATCTTGCACCAGGGGCAGTTAATTGGGATTTTATATCTGGAAAATAATCTGACGATCGGAGCCTTTACAGACGATCGGATAGAACTACTTAATCTCATCTGTACCCAGACTGCCATTTCCCTTGAAAATGCCCGCCTTTATCAAAAAACACAGCAGGCATTCACAGACCTGAAACAGGCTCAGCTCCAGATGATTCAGAGTGAAAAGATGTCTGCCCTGGGCAATCTGGTGGCTGGGGTGGCCCACGAAATTAATAACCCGGTTGGGTTTTTGAGTGGCAATATTCAACCCGCTTTAGATTACATCCAGGATATTTTTGGCTTGCTGGATCTGTACCAGCAGAAGTATCCCCAGGCTGATGCGGACATTGACGCAGAAATCGAAACGATTGACCTCGATTACATTCGGGAAGACTTACCCAAACTGGTAGGGTCCATGCGGGAGGGGGTGAAACGCATTCGGGACATCAGCACGAGCCTCCGAACCTTCTCCCGTGCCGATAGTGATCGGCCCATCCCCTACGACCTGCGGGATGGGATCGACAGCACGATTTTGATTCTCAAACATCGCTTGAAGGCCAATGAGCATCGGCCAGAGATTCAAGTCATGACAGACTATGGTCCCCTGCCTGCGGTAGAGTGCTTTGCTGGACAATTGAACCAGGTGTTCATGAATCTGCTGGCCAATGCGATCGATGCGCTGGAAGAGGCCAGTCACGGACGCAGCTTCGAAGATATTCAGGCCCAGCCCAACCAGATCATCGTGCAGACCCATCTCTCGGAGGATGGGCAGCAGGCGGTGATTCGGATTAAGGATAATGGAATTGGCATCCCGGATGAGGTGAAACAGCGGATTTTTGACCATCTGTTTACCACTAAAGGAGTGGAGCGGGGAACGGGTCTGGGTCTGACGATCGCCCGTCAAATCGTGGTCGAAAAGCATGGGGGAATGCTGGAGGTTACCTCTAAGCCAGGAGAGGGAACGGAGTTTTTGATTGCGATTCCAGTCAGGGTCAGCCTTACAAAAGAGGCTCAGCCAGTTGTGATGGCTCAATGA
- a CDS encoding phosphate-starvation-inducible PsiE family protein, whose protein sequence is MWLNKLINFWGKLTCDDSFIKLLSQFEKLVSRLLSIGMIVVILVALYDLGYFLVQEIATPPFGFNSITLIEIFGLFLNILIALEILENITGYLKEQVIQVELVIVTSLIAVARKIIILDFQKTTGIELIGLAIAIASLAFSYWLIHRTNRQS, encoded by the coding sequence ATGTGGCTGAACAAGCTGATCAATTTCTGGGGCAAATTAACCTGTGACGACAGTTTTATCAAGTTACTGTCTCAATTTGAAAAGTTAGTGTCCAGATTGCTTTCGATCGGCATGATTGTGGTGATTCTGGTAGCACTCTACGACTTAGGGTATTTTCTGGTTCAAGAAATTGCAACTCCTCCCTTTGGGTTCAACAGCATCACCCTGATTGAAATCTTTGGGCTGTTTCTGAATATTTTGATTGCCCTGGAAATTCTGGAAAACATTACCGGCTATTTAAAAGAGCAGGTAATTCAGGTAGAGCTGGTGATTGTGACCTCCCTGATTGCGGTCGCCCGAAAAATTATTATTCTGGATTTCCAGAAAACCACCGGCATTGAGTTAATTGGGTTGGCGATCGCCATTGCCTCCCTTGCTTTCAGTTACTGGCTAATTCATCGAACCAACCGGCAGTCATAA